Proteins encoded together in one Miscanthus floridulus cultivar M001 chromosome 16, ASM1932011v1, whole genome shotgun sequence window:
- the LOC136511176 gene encoding glycine-rich cell wall structural protein-like has product MVGWAPPIMARIKGPTGPLGPVRIRDQSNTGITGGDGGGITGGNDVGVDGAGNGDGITSGGVPGGDGGGADVVAGATGEGREGIGVCVIGGEAGGGAAGVVGGCGIGGDTDGAAGIAGGRGGGSGIGGDAGGAAGVIGGCGVGGEPPPAEQQASLVIAGEPAEQMKGKTAADQLASGGGGSAGGVDGVVGGDCSGGEGSGGQVAKKPDDQAAGTPVPVGQQEEEPLEEKQPAEQPGSAAAAAAELLAPVVVVEQPVAPWVMEVTGRLQQTWSTALECLEKEATGLGLQEE; this is encoded by the exons atggtgggctgggcgcccccgatcatggcgcgaatcaaaggcccaactgggccgttgggtccagttaggattagagatcaatctaacacgggGATCACTGGCGGCGATGGTGGAGGGATTACTGGTGGCAACGACGTCGGTGTTGATGGCGCAGGCAACGGCGATGGCATCACCAGCGGGGGTGTCCCCGGTGGAGATGGGGGCGGTGCTGACGTCGTGGCCGGCGCCACCGGTGAAGGCAGAGAAGGTATTGGTGTCTGCGTTATAGGAGGAGAAGCCGGAGGTGGTGCAGCTGGTGTCGTCGGTGGCTGCGGTATAGGAGGAGACACTGACGGTGCAGCTGGTATCGCCGGTGgcagaggtggtggcagcggtatTGGAGGAGACGCCGGTGGTGCAGCTGGTGTCATCGGTGGCTGCGGCGTAGGAGGAGAGCCGCCGCCGGCGGAGCAGCAGGCGTCACTGGTGATTGCGGGGGAGCCGGCGGAGCAGATG AAGGGGAAGACGGCGGCGGATCAGTTGGCCAGTGGTGGAGGTGGAAGTGCTGGCGGAGTAGATGGAGTCGTCGGTGGCGACTGCAGTGGAGGCGAGGGAAGCGGCGGGCAGGTGGCGAAGAAGCCGGATGATCAGGCGGCGGGAACACCGGTGCCGGTGGgccagcaggaggaggagcccctGGAGGAAAAGCAGCCGGCGGAGCAACCGGggtcagcggcagcggcggcggcggaactACTAGCGCCTGTAGTGGTGGTGGAGCAGCCGGTGGCACCGTGGGTGATGGAAGTGACGGGGCGGCTGCAGCAGACGTGGTCAACGGCTCTGGAGTGCTTGGAGAAGGAGGCAACCGGGCTGGGGCTgcaggaggagtag
- the LOC136513767 gene encoding O-methyltransferase ZRP4-like encodes MAPAKAQNASTDQQNMLDAQRQLWHHTFGYVMSMALKAALDLRIPDAIHQHGGSATLPQIVTEVTLHPSKTPCLRRLMRVLTLTGVFGVVVQHSTTTDDDDGGELVYELTPSSRLLVGSAPNVSPFLNMVLGTVFVSSFLDLGEWFQHELPDPSLFKVTHGRHVWDLASHDASFAKLCDNGMVADSEFIMDVMVKECGDVFQGICGSLVDVAGGLGGATQAIAKAFPHIECSVLDLPNVVAAAPTNTDVKYVAGDMFESVPSANVVFLKWVLHDWGDAECVKILKNCKRALPSEGGKVIIMDIVVGAGSSDQKHVETQVLFDLFIMTINGAERDEKEWKKIIFEAGFSSYKIMPVLGVRSIIEVYP; translated from the exons ATGGCGCCCGCCAAGGCGCAAAACGCAAGCACTGACCAGCAGAATATGCTGGATGCCCAGCGCCAGCTCTGGCACCACACCTTCGGCTACGTCATGTCCATGGCGCTCAAGGCCGCCCTAGACCTCCGCATCCCTGACGCCATCCACCAGCATGGCGGTTCAGCCACTCTCCCACAGATAGTCACCGAGGTCACGCTCCACCCGTCCAAGACACCATGCCTGCGTCGCCTCATGCGCGTGCTCACTCTGACCGGCGTCTTCGGCGTCGTCGTCCAGCACTCGACGACGACCGACGATGACGACGGCGGTGAGCTTGTCTACGAGCTCACGCCGTCGTCTCGTCTCCTGGTCGGCTCCGCGCCGAACGTGAGCCCGTTTCTGAACATGGTGCTCGGCACCGTCTTCGTGTCTTCCTTCCTCGACCTCGGCGAGTGGTTCCAGCACGAGCTGCCGGACCCGTCCCTGTTCAAGGTGACGCATGGACGGCACGTGTGGGATCTGGCCAGCCACGACGCCAGCTTCGCCAAGCTCTGTGACAACGGGATGGTCGCGGACAGCGAGTTCATCATGGACGTCATGGTCAAGGAGTGCGGCGACGTTTTCCAAGGGATTTGCGGCTCCTTGGTCGACGTCGCCGGCGGGCTCGGTGGCGCGACCCAGGCCATCGCAAAGGCGTTCCCGCACATCGAGTGCAGCGTGCTCGACCTCCCAAACGTTGTCGCCGCTGCTCCGACTAACACCGACGTGAAGTACGTCGCCGGCGACATGTTTGAGAGTGTTCCATCGGCAAACGTTGTCTTCCTCAAG TGGGTTCTGCATGACTGGGGTGATGCGGAATGTGTCAAGATATTGAAGAACTGCAAGAGGGCTTTACCATCTGAAGGAGGGAAGGTAATAATAATGGATATTGTGGTTGGAGCAGGGTCATCTGACCAGAAGCATGTAGAGACGCAAGTCTTGTTTGATCTCTTTATCATGACTATCAATGGAGCCGAACGAGACGAGAAAGAGTGGAAGAAGATCATTTTTGAAGCCGGATTTAGCTCTTACAAGATCATGCCTGTTCTGGGTGTTCGATCGATCATCGAGGTCTACCCATAG
- the LOC136513825 gene encoding uncharacterized protein, translating to MAKGKFKHKPTGQRTFSSPEEIEAGTSAGRPRTFNKHDEKDVYNRRGEPEEEESEDFAKPKHKGTEGLIEIENPNLVKSKNIKVKDIDIGKTTDISRREREEREKQESHERHMKRQEQGKTEQARKDLERLTLIRQQRAEAAKKREEEKAAKEERKAGARK from the exons ATGGCCAAAGGCAAGTTCAAGCACAAGCCCACGGGGCAGCGCACCTTCTCCAGCCCCGAGGAGATCG AGGCTGGTACTTCAGCAGGCCGTCCTAGGACCTTTAACAAG CATGATGAAAAGGATGTCTACAATAGAAGGGGGGAACCAGAAGAAGAAGAATCTGAAGATTTTGCGAAACCA AAACACAAAGGTACAGAAGGTCTGATCGAGATTGAGAATCCAAACCTGGTGAAATCAAAGAATATAAAGGTCAAGGACATTGAT ATTGGTAAGACAACTGACATCTCCAGGCGTGAAAG AGAGGAGCGTGAAAAACAGGAATCTCATGAGCGCCATATGAAGCGTCAAGAGCAAGGAAAAACAGAACAGGCTAGGAAAGATTTAG AGCGCCTTACTTTGATTCGTCAACAAAGAGCAGAAGCTGCGAAGAAGCGAGAAGAGGAAAAGGCTG CCAAAGAAGAGAGGAAGGCTGGAGCGCGCAAGTGA
- the LOC136512109 gene encoding transcription factor VOZ1-like, which translates to MAGDPAAGGGGDAHPASGSKSSRSSTRHRRFRDRAKVRVDDLQEMFCGLQSARKESRSADATVLEEQVHQMLREWRAELSVPSPASSLQNSQGNNREASDPPSDTLRLLQLVVPEEEDDATSKLLVPQSTQQAPPSHQSHEHGQDSRMANTDQKCEAMDGGAAPAQHSLGQGVEGDCGEVAAAANAMFNDQMYYINHELSIDDFLCGDDDYKINISGSNEDQFNNLHGIGQLEHQQFDLPLDLPPTHSYADANNSEQNTGDVFVHMSDLLTTIWPSPSQYLGPKCALWDCGRPVGGTEDSGDYCNPYHAGLALNDDGLLGTRPVMRPKGIDLKDGPLFAALIAKVQGKNVGIPVCEGAATSKSPWNAPELFDLSLLEGESLREWLFFDTPRRAFESGNRKQRSLPDYSGRGWHESRKQVMKDFAGLKRSYYMDPQPSSSHEWHLFEYEINASDALALYRLEYKSSDSKKSAKSKLSSSPLNEIQQQMGRLTADSPVENKRTARSKPKANQKDTNANIHPHVSTPSQVNAPNAYQTTPQVNQMTFLNGNVVYGPHLPHSENVVYGPHLPHSENVGYGPHLPHSENVVYGPHLSHGYSAEGSSFFWNPSDGT; encoded by the exons ATGGCGGGAGATCCGGCCGCCGGGGGCGGCGGTGACGCCCACCCCGCGTCGGGGAGCAAGAGTTCCCGCTCGTCGACGCGGCACCGGCGGTTCCGCGACCGAGCCAAGGTCCGCGTGGACGACCTACAGGAGATGTTCTGCGGCCTCCAGTCCGCTCGCAAGGAGAGCCGCTCCGCCGACGCCACCGTCCTCGAGGAGCAGGTCCACCAGATGCTCCGTGAGTGGCGTGCCGAGCTCAGCGTCCCATCCCCGGCTTCCTCTCTCCAG AACTCGCAGGGGAACAACCGGGAGGCTTCGGATCCACCGTCGGATACGCTGCGACTGCTGCAGCTGGTGGTgcccgaggaggaggacgacgccaCAAGTAAGCTCCTGGTGCCCCAATCGACGCAGCAGGCGCCGCCTTCTCATCAGAGCCACGAGCACGGGCAGGACAGCAGGATGGCCAATACTGATCAGAAGTGTGAAGCTATGGATGGGGGCGCTGCTCCTGCGCAGCACTCTCTAGGTCAGGGAGTGGAGGGAGATTGTGGAgaagtggctgctgctgctaatGCAATGTTCAATGATCAG ATGTACTATATAAACCACGAACTTAGTATTGATGATTTTCTTTGTGGTGATGATGATTACAAAATAAATATTTCTGGTTCTAATGAAGATCAGTTCAATAACCTGCATGGGATTGGCCAGTTGGAACATCAACAGTTTGATTTGCCATTAGATCTGCCACCTACTCATTCATATGCTGATGCAAATAACTCTGAGCAAAATACTGGAGATGTCTTTGTTCACATGTCAGACTTGCTTACAACAATATGGCCATCACCCTCTCAATATTTGGGGCCAAAATGTGCACTTTGGGACTGTGGTAGGCCAGTTGGAGGGACAGAGGACTCTGGAGATTACTGCAACCCTTACCATGCTGGTTTGGCTTTGAATGATGATGGTCTTCTTGGGACAAGACCTGTGATGCGTCCAAAAGGTATTGATTTGAAAGATGGGCCACTGTTTGCCGCTCTCATTGCAAAAGTCCAAGGAAAGAATGTTGGTATTCCTGTGTGTGAAGGTGCTGCTACTTCTAAATCGCCATGGAATGCACCTG AACTTTTTGATCTTTCTCTTCTGGAGGGCGAATCTCTTAGAGAATGGCTGTTCTTTGACACTCCAAGAAGAGCATTTGAGAGTGGCAACCGGAAGCAAAGGTCATTGCCAGATTACAGTGGTCGTGGGTGGCATGAATCAAGGAAGCAGGTAATGAAAGATTTTGCAGGTCTGAAGAGGTCCTATTACATGGACCCACAACCATCAAGCAGCCATGAGTGGCATCTTTTCGAGTATGAGATCAACGCATCTGATGCCCTTGCCTTGTACCGTCTTGAGTACAAGTCCTCTGACTCCAAAAAGAGTGCCAAGTCAAAACTGTCTAGTAGTCCACTGAATGAAATACAGCAGCAAATGGGCAGGTTGACTGCAGACAGTCCTGTGGAAAACAAACGGACTGCTAGGAGCAAGCCAAAGGCTAACCAGAAGGATACCAATGCAAATATTCATCCACATGTTAGCACCCCCAGTCAAGTTAATGCTCCAAATGCTTATCAAACTACGCCGCAGGTGAACCAAATGACATTTCTGAATGGGAACGTTGTTTATGGACCTCACCTTCCACATTCTGAAAACGTCGTCTATGGACCTCATCTTCCACATTCTGAAAACGTCGGCTATGGACCTCATCTTCCACATTCTGAAAACGTCGTCTATGGACCTCATCTTTCACATGGATACTCAGCCGAAGGAAGCAGCTTCTTTTGGAACCCAAGCGACGGGACTTGA
- the LOC136509877 gene encoding uncharacterized protein: MALDMNSEPSTPTTQSSYFSGCMASPAWLPPGVRRSPARFQLLGRGDDAAGRGGGRRAWRGLLRRLVRESKSICSNACRAPVAATFKYDADSYAKNFDDGRWHRPCGAAAAAGCPSPSLLSSRRPVDQSTGES; encoded by the coding sequence ATGGCCCTGGACATGAACAGCGAGCCGTCCACTCCGACGACCCAGTCCTCCTACTTCTCGGGCTGCATGGCCTCCCCAGCGTGGCTGCCGCCGGGCGTGCGCCGGAGCCCCGCGCGCTTCCAGCTGCTCGGCCGCGGGGACGACGCCgcgggccgcggcggcggccggcgcgcGTGGAGAGGGCTGCTCCGGCGGCTGGTGCGGGAGAGTAAGAGCATCTGCAGCAACGCCTGCAGGGCGCCCGTCGCGGCCACCTTCAAGTACGACGCCGACAGCTACGCCAAGAACTTCGACGACGGCCGCTGGCACCGGCCCTGCGGCGCCGCAGCCGCCGCTGGTTGCCCCTCGCCGTCGCTGCTGTCGAGCCGGCGCCCGGTTGATCAGTCCACCGGAGAGAGCTAG